GTTCCACGCCAGAACCCACGCCAGTCCCAGAAGCAACTCCTGCCGCTCAGCCCACTACTATCACCCCAGCCAACACCCCCGCTCCTGTCCCAGCCAACACGACGCCACCCGAATCTGAGGTTGAACCTGCGATCGAGGAGCCCGCTTCTCCTGCCTCTCCTGCTGTAGAAACATCTCCCACCGATCCCACTTCGGAGCCTGCGGCTTCTCCTCAAGCCCCCTCCGAGTTTGAATCTGCTCCCATGGAAGAGAACGGAGCACCAACAGAGATTCCTCCGGCTGCCCCAGAAGCAGAGCCAACTCAACTCATTGAGGATTCTGGTGAGAGTTCTGAAAGTACCTCAACTCCGATCAGCGATCCTAATCCTGCCGCTCTGTGGTAGTTCCATCCACCAAAATCTCCGTGACCGTTAGGACGAAGTATAGTCGTGTCTCTAAATCGTGCTTTGTGGGTTTGTTTGGGTGTCGCCGTTTGCTGGAGTGCTGTGGGTACTCCGGTGGCGGCTAAAACGAGCCTCAACAGCAAAACTCCAGCTCCTATCGTAGGACTGAAAGCTAAAGCTCCGGTTCCCTATCGTCCGGAGCTACCTCCAATTCGGCCCATTCTGCCAGATGTGACGGCTCAAGAAACCCGACTGCTGCTGAAGCTAAAGCAACGCCGTCTCTATGTCTATCAAGGCAAGCAACTCAAAGCCAGCTATCCGGTAGCGGTGGGTCGCTCAGGTTGGGAAACACCCACAGGCCAGTTCCGAGTCATGGGTATGGTGCAAAATCCTGGTTGGACAAATCCCTTCACCCGCAAAGTGATGCCTCCAGGGCCAGACAATCCTTTGGGCGATCGCTGGATTGCCTTTTGGACGGATGGCCGCAACTCAATTGGCTTTCATGGCACTCCCGATCGCGACTCTGTGGGTCAAGCAGCTTCCCATGGCTGTGTGCGGATGTTGAACGAAGACATCCGCAAGTTATATGAGGTAGCGGTGTTGGGTACGCCCGTCACAGTTGAGCTTTAAAGGGAACAGAGTTGAGGGGCGATCGCGACAGGAAGCTCTGGATCTCACAACGCCTGGGATAGACTTGAAAGGTAAGGACATCACTTCACCTTAGGGTTTTCATGGCGACTGAAGCAGACGTTGTCAAACAAAGCGACTTGCTCAATCAATTAGTCCTCGATCGCAACAACATGGAAGAGTTGGGGCGAGTCGATACGCTGTGGATGTATCCTGCCGCCCATCGCGTTTTGGGATTTATCTGCAAGTCAGGCTTTTTGGGCGCAAAGAAAATTGTCTTTAAGCTGCCTCAAATTCAGACATTAGGGGCCAACAGTATTCTGGTGCATTCCCAACCAGAGGAAACCGACGCGGAAAAAGTGAAGCAGTTAGACTCGTTGCTGAATTGCGAAGTCTGGAGCGACGCTGGCAACAAGATTGGCCGCATTACTGATTACCGCTTTCAACTGAAAACTGGAGAAATCACCCAATATTTGTTTGTTTCTAGTGGCTGGAGTGGCATCACCGGAGATATCTACCAACTGCCCCCAAGCCGCATCATTAGCTTTGGTCGTAAGCGAGTCCTGGTGCCAGAAGCCGCCGTCAAATCATTTGAGCTTTACCGTCCTGGCATCAAACAAACCCTGAGTAAAGCCAGAGATATTCTCAAAGACGATTACATCTCGCTAGTGAAGCAAGCCAAAGAACGGGCTCAGGCGATCGCAGAACAAGCCAAAGAGACGGCTCAGACTTTCACTGAACAACTCAAAGAAGAAACCCAAACTTTTGCGGAGCAAGCCAAAACAACCAGTCAAACGGTGGCCGAGCAAGTCAAGGAGCGCACTCAAACAGTAGTCGATCAAGCAAATACGGGTTTTCAGAGCCATCAGCCTACCCAATCGCCAACTACCCCAGAGCCAGCCGTCAACCAACCTCCCGTCTCTCCGCCACCTTCTACCTCAACTACCCACCCTCAGACGACCACAGCAACTCATTCCTTTGGCGATGAGGAGAACGACCCCTGGGACTTTCTGGAGGAAGACGATCTGTTCACTCCCCCTCCTACTCCCTCAGAGACATTCAGAAAAGTTGACGCCAACACCAAAACCAATACGACCAATACAGGCATAGAAGATGACGATGACGAGCCTTGGATCTAAGCTGGAAGCCTAGATTCAGGACTAGATTTAGGAATGGCTCAATCAGGGTATGAAGTGATTCTTTGAGGTGCGATCGCTGCACAAGTAGAGATGGCAATGGATAATTCATCAAAGACCTTTTACGCCTTGCCTAATCAGATTAATGGTTTTCTATCTGACCCGAATCAAAAAACGCTGAGCAGCATCCAGCAAAGCGATCGCCTTTAGAAGTGCTTGAGAGAGCCACAAACAAACCCCAACCTTCTGGCTAGCTAAGCTGCTAAACGAAAGAGGTTGGGGTTTGTTTTTGCTTATGACGCTTTGACTTATGACGCTTTATTAGAGGCAGCAGCATTGCGAGATAGGCTGTATTGCCCAGTTCTACCGCGATACCACTTATTCTCTTTCACGCCTGCTGAGAGCACGTGCAAAATGCGATCGCGAGCTTTGTTGCGCACAGTTTGAGGCATTTCTTGCTCAAAGATGGCATCTACAATTGCAGGCACTTCAATAATGTCTTCGGGCTGGCGTTGCAACACTACCGAGACGGCTTCAGGTAGAGGAGTTTTACCGAACTCCGCCCGCACATATCGCTGCCAACCCTCTAGTTTACGAGCGGGCTTAGCATTCCGTTTGGGCTTGTCTGGGTTAGCCTGCCGACCTCTACGACCTTTAGTAGGAGCGGGAGCTTCGGTTTCTGTTTCCGGAGGAGACGCAGGTGTAGAAGGTTCAGGAGCGACCTCAGCGTCCACAGGAGCAGCCTTTTCAGCATCCTGAGCTTTATCCTTGGGCTTTCTACCCGGTTTACCAGGCTGTTTAGCAGGTGCGGATGCAGCAGATGTAGCAGGTGCAGCAGATGCAGTAGGTGTAGCAGTAGGAGTTGAACCCGCATCTGTAGAGCTAAACATGCCAATCACGCTTCTCAGGCTGTTGCGCTTTTCACGGACAGCCTCTAGCTGCACCAAAAGTGTCGCTTCCTGAGATGCTAAATCGGCGTCTACGTCTAGAAGTTTAGTCAGAACGGAAGTGGATGTTTGATCGGACGATGGAGAATCTGTCACCGGAGACATTCCTTTAGGTTACGCATGTTAGTGTCAATTCTAAAAGAGAGAATGGACTGTTCTATCGTTTCAGACAAATGTTTTGCATAAAAATTCACATCTTTGTTGCACATAACCGCTGATATCTGCTTTTTCAGACATAAGTTGACGATCGCTGACACTAATCTCAGTAATTTTACAGATCTCAGTAGAGAAGCTGAAATCTAGTTCTGAGTTGCGGTTGCCCATCTGTGTCATTAGTCAATTTACGCGAGTTGGCAGTGAAGGCGATCGCCTCTGGCACAGATTAATTGAACCAATAATTTTGGCTGAGTCATTCAGGTGGAGATAAGATGATCAAGACTGCTACAACAGTTGAATTTGACGTTCCCACTCGACTCTTGCGATCGCGATGCTGAACATTCCTCAAACTCTGGCCGAGGAGCTAAACCTCAGACCTAATCAGGTAAAAAATGCGCTGGAACTCTTTGCCGAAGGAGCCACCGTTCCCTTTATTGCTCGCTACCGCAAAGAGCGCACCGGGGAGATGAATGAGGTGCAACTGCGAGATCTCTCCGATCGCTACACCTACCTCACCGAGTTGGAAGAGCGCAAAGCGTCCATCCTAGAGGCGATCGCGGCTCAGGGAAAACTAACCGAGGAATTGCAGGCTAAGATCACCCATTGTCTCCAGAAAACCGAATTAGAAGACCTCTACCTGCCCTACAAGCCCAAGCGCCGCACTAGAGCCACCATTGCCAGAGAAAGAGGATTACAACCGCTAGCGGAGTTTATTCAGGCTCTCAATCGCCCCGATGCTGCTCCTACTGCCTTAGTGACAGAAGCCAGCAAATATATTTCCGAGGAGCAAGGCGTAAAGACGGCTGAAGATGCCCTTCAGGGTGCCTCAGATATCTTGGCAGAGGGCATTGCCGAGCAAGCAGAGCTACGGGCCTATTTGCGGGACTATCTGATGGAGACAGGTATCTTTGTCTCCAAAATCAAGGTAGATCAGGCGGAAGGTACGACCAAGTTTGAGATGTACCGAAATTTCCAAGCTAAAGTTAAAGCGATCGCCCCTCATAACCTTTTAGCGCTGTATCGTGGGGAGGCAGAAGGCATTTTAGACTTTGACCTCACCTTTGATGAAACAGCGGTGCTCTCCTATTTGGAGTCACAGACGATTCGTACCAAGACTCCAGCGGTCCGCGACTTCTACCGCACCATGATTAAAGATGCCTTTAATCGTTTGATGAAAACCTCTTTAATCAGTGAGGCCCGCAGCGATCGCAAAGCCTACGCCGATATGGAGTCGATCAAAACCTTTGAAGCCAATCTCCGGGAATTGCTGCTCTCTAGCCCTGCTGGGATGAAGCCGACTCTCGCGATCGACCCTGGTTTCCGCACAGGCTGTAAAGTAGCGGTTCTCGACCAAACAGCACAGTTTCTTGCCTATCAAGCCATCTTTCCCCACCAAGCAGCCGCTCAACGCGCCCAAGCCGCTGCCACCCTCAAACAACTGATTGAACAATATCAGGTTGAACTGATCGCGATCGGCAATGGCACCGCTGGAAGAGAAACCGATGAGTTCGTCACAGAAGTCTTAGCAACCTTAGACCATAAACCGATTAAGGTGATGGTGAACGAGTCGGGAGCTTCCATCTATTCGGCGAGTGAAGTGGCGATCGCCGAATTCCCTAACTTGGACATCACCGTGCGAGGTGCAATTAGCATTGGGCGGCGCTTGCAAGATCCCTTGGCGGAACTGGTGAAGATTGACCCCAAATCTATCGGGGTGGGGCAGTACCAGCATGACGTAGACCAAAAACTGCTGAAAAAGAAGCTGGATGAAACGGTAGAGAGCTGCGTCAACTATGTGGGCGTAGACCTTAACACCGCTTCTAAGGAGTTGCTCACCTTTGTTTCTGGCAT
This region of Trichocoleus desertorum NBK24 genomic DNA includes:
- a CDS encoding L,D-transpeptidase — translated: MSLNRALWVCLGVAVCWSAVGTPVAAKTSLNSKTPAPIVGLKAKAPVPYRPELPPIRPILPDVTAQETRLLLKLKQRRLYVYQGKQLKASYPVAVGRSGWETPTGQFRVMGMVQNPGWTNPFTRKVMPPGPDNPLGDRWIAFWTDGRNSIGFHGTPDRDSVGQAASHGCVRMLNEDIRKLYEVAVLGTPVTVEL
- a CDS encoding PRC-barrel domain-containing protein — protein: MATEADVVKQSDLLNQLVLDRNNMEELGRVDTLWMYPAAHRVLGFICKSGFLGAKKIVFKLPQIQTLGANSILVHSQPEETDAEKVKQLDSLLNCEVWSDAGNKIGRITDYRFQLKTGEITQYLFVSSGWSGITGDIYQLPPSRIISFGRKRVLVPEAAVKSFELYRPGIKQTLSKARDILKDDYISLVKQAKERAQAIAEQAKETAQTFTEQLKEETQTFAEQAKTTSQTVAEQVKERTQTVVDQANTGFQSHQPTQSPTTPEPAVNQPPVSPPPSTSTTHPQTTTATHSFGDEENDPWDFLEEDDLFTPPPTPSETFRKVDANTKTNTTNTGIEDDDDEPWI
- a CDS encoding Tex family protein encodes the protein MLNIPQTLAEELNLRPNQVKNALELFAEGATVPFIARYRKERTGEMNEVQLRDLSDRYTYLTELEERKASILEAIAAQGKLTEELQAKITHCLQKTELEDLYLPYKPKRRTRATIARERGLQPLAEFIQALNRPDAAPTALVTEASKYISEEQGVKTAEDALQGASDILAEGIAEQAELRAYLRDYLMETGIFVSKIKVDQAEGTTKFEMYRNFQAKVKAIAPHNLLALYRGEAEGILDFDLTFDETAVLSYLESQTIRTKTPAVRDFYRTMIKDAFNRLMKTSLISEARSDRKAYADMESIKTFEANLRELLLSSPAGMKPTLAIDPGFRTGCKVAVLDQTAQFLAYQAIFPHQAAAQRAQAAATLKQLIEQYQVELIAIGNGTAGRETDEFVTEVLATLDHKPIKVMVNESGASIYSASEVAIAEFPNLDITVRGAISIGRRLQDPLAELVKIDPKSIGVGQYQHDVDQKLLKKKLDETVESCVNYVGVDLNTASKELLTFVSGITPTIANNIVAYRNQNGAFKNRRLLLKVPKLGPKAFEQAAGFLRIRDGENPLDNTAVHPESYKVVEAIAKDLQVPLTQITQVAERVNSTNLKKYVTETVGEPTLRDMISELEKPGRDPRAEFKYATFREGVKEISDLQVGMELEGVVTNVANFGAFVDIGVHQDGLVHISQLADRFVSDPKQIVKVGQVVKVRVLEVNEALKRISLTMRSGQEAPRPTSKPSQGKQVNQPQSERQGEQQGDRTKLPPATLNDLKAKFGKKR